A window of Halogeometricum sp. S1BR25-6 genomic DNA:
TAGGTGATGTCGGCGAGTTCCGGCGCGACGCGCTTGGTCATCCCGAGTTTCGCCCGCGAGGTACCCATCGGAATCTTCGTCGTGAACGGGAACGTTCCCTTGCGGTACTTCGTCGGGATGCGCGCGCACCACTCCAGGAAGTCGCCGTCGGTGTAGACGACCCTGTCGCCGCCGACGTCGCGGATGATGGCGTTCGAGGCCATCGCACAGCGGTTGTAGTAGTTCTTGAAGTGGATGTCCAACACCTTGTGGTGGAACGCGTTCTCGTCGCTCTCCTCGGCCTCGTGCCGGAACGTCTTGACGGGGTCGACGCTGACGGCGAGGCAGTCCTCGACGAGGCCGATGTCGAGAGCGGCCTCGCTGGCAATCTGCGACTCGACCGCCGAGTTGTACTGGGTGAAGTGCGACTGGAGGAGGTGGTCGCCCAACAGCGACCCCTCGACGCCCTCCATGAACACGCTGGAGTCTTCGATGTCGTAAGAGCCCGAGAGGTTCTTCGTGATGTGCCAGGCGACCATCCCGCCGCAGACGTCGACGAGTCGCTCGATGCGCTCGGGCGACGGCAGCAGGTCCAACTCGGTGAGTTCCATGTCGAGGCGGTCGGCCACCTCGCGGGCGATTTCGATGTTGTCGCCCGTCGGCGGGTTCGCGTCGTACGTGTACGCCGACAGCGTCTCGAACTCGTGGTCCCCCGAGGCCGCCGACTTACACAGCGCGGAACTCGTGTTTCGGCTGTCCAGTCCGCCGGAGAGCCAGATGCTCGCCTCCGAGGGGAGCGTCGAGGCGGTCCGGTCGACGGCCGTCCTGAAGCGCGAGGCGAGTTCGTCGAGGTACGCGCTTCCGGGTTCGGCCTCGTCGTACCGCGGCTTCCAGTAGCGCTCGCCGCGCCACTCGCCGTCCTCGAACTCGTACACCGTCGCGGGCCGGGCCGTCGACACCTCGGAGACGAGCGTCCGCGTGCCCCAGAGCAGGCCCATCAACAGGAAGTCGGAGACGGCCTGTTCGTCTATCGTGGGGTCGTCGACGAACGGAAGGCACGCCGCGACCGACGTCGAGAACGCCGGTCGACCGTCTGCGAGGAAGCACGAACGCGCCCCCAGTTTGTCCGTGACGACGAGGAGGCGGTCCGCGTCGTCGTCGACGCCCACGAGGAGGAACGTGCCGTCGGTCCGTTCCGCGGCGGCCACGGGGTCTTCGAAGAAGTCGTCGACGAGTTCCTCGTCGTCCGTCTCGCGCCACTCGCGCGCGGTGACCGCGCCGTAGACGAACAGCGTCCGGTCGCCGTCGACGAGCGTTCGGACGCCCTTCGCGTCCGAGACGGGGAGGCGGGCGTAGATGGAGGTGGTCTCCCGCTCGGTCCGCGTTTCGGTTTCGTCGGCGACGCCGTGGACGGGGGTTTCGTCGGCCGCGTCCTCACAGTCCGCGAGCGAGGGGCTTCCAACCAATCCTGACATGT
This region includes:
- a CDS encoding asparagine synthase-related protein encodes the protein MSGLVGSPSLADCEDAADETPVHGVADETETRTERETTSIYARLPVSDAKGVRTLVDGDRTLFVYGAVTAREWRETDDEELVDDFFEDPVAAAERTDGTFLLVGVDDDADRLLVVTDKLGARSCFLADGRPAFSTSVAACLPFVDDPTIDEQAVSDFLLMGLLWGTRTLVSEVSTARPATVYEFEDGEWRGERYWKPRYDEAEPGSAYLDELASRFRTAVDRTASTLPSEASIWLSGGLDSRNTSSALCKSAASGDHEFETLSAYTYDANPPTGDNIEIAREVADRLDMELTELDLLPSPERIERLVDVCGGMVAWHITKNLSGSYDIEDSSVFMEGVEGSLLGDHLLQSHFTQYNSAVESQIASEAALDIGLVEDCLAVSVDPVKTFRHEAEESDENAFHHKVLDIHFKNYYNRCAMASNAIIRDVGGDRVVYTDGDFLEWCARIPTKYRKGTFPFTTKIPMGTSRAKLGMTKRVAPELADITYERTKLPPKYPYPAHVLGFVANVGLGRLRSEQTYGNGQLSDIWLRMDTDLADWAETHLRQAAERDVFADDLSDLWTRHQRGENLSPVIAHITSLEYWFDTYL